A stretch of Castanea sativa cultivar Marrone di Chiusa Pesio chromosome 2, ASM4071231v1 DNA encodes these proteins:
- the LOC142625808 gene encoding G-box-binding factor 1: MGTGEEGTPPKPSKPTSSTQEIPTTPYADWSTSMQAYYGAGATAPPFFASTVASPTPHPYLWGSQHPLMPPYGTPVPYPALYPAGGVYAHPNMTTTPNPVQTNAELEGKGPDGKDRASAKKPKGMSGNSGKGGESAKATSGSGNDGASQSADSGTDGSSDASDENNNQQDFTASKKGSFDQMLADGANAHTNTPGAIIQASVPGNPVVSVPATNLNIGMDLWNASPAGAGAAKVRGNPSASAHVSPAMMGREGVMPDQWVQDERELKRQKRKQSNRESARRSRLRKQAECEDLQARVETLNNENLNLKDEVRRLSEECEKLTSENSSIKEELTRICGPEVVANLEQNVATSVIQSRGDGNNLN, encoded by the exons ATGGGGACAGGGGAAGAGGGCACACCTCCTAAGCCTTCCAAACCTACTTCTTCAACTCAG GAGATACCGACAACACCTTATGCTGATTGGTCGACCTCTATGCAG GCTTATTATGGTGCTGGAGCTACTGCACCTCCATTTTTTGCCTCAACTGTTGCTTCTCCAACCCCCCACCCTTATTTGTGGGGAAGCCAG CACCCTTTGATGCCACCATATGGGACCCCAGTTCCATACCCAGCTTTATATCCTGCAGGGGGTGTCTATGCTCATCCTAATATGACCACG ACCCCAAACCCAGTGCAGACAAATGCAGAGTTGGAAGGTAAAGGGCCTGATGGAAAGGACCGGGCTTCAGCTAAAAAACCCAAGGGAATGTCTGGAAATTCCGGCAAGGGTGGAGAGTCTGCGAAGGCAACTTCAGGTTCAGGAAATGATGGCGCTTCACAGAG TGCTGACAGCGGTACAGATGGTTCTTCAGATGCAAGCGATGAGAATAATAACCAACAG GATTTTACAGCAAGCAAGAAGGGAAGCTTTGACCAGATGCTTGCagatg GAGCTAATGCACATACTAACACTCCTGGGGCCATTATTCAAGCTTCTGTGCCTGGGAATCCTGTAGTCTCAGTGCCTGCAACTAATCTGAATATTGGAATGGACTTATGGAATGCATCACCTGCTGGTGCTGGAGCTGCAAAAGTGAGAGGAAATCCATCTGCATCGGCACATGTTTCTCCAGCAATGATGGGTCGTGAAGGTGTAATGCCTGATCAGTGGGTACAG GATGAACGTGAGCTGAAGAGGCAGAAGAGAAAGCAATCTAATAGGGAGTCTGCTAGGAGGTCAAGATTACGCAAACAG GCAGAGTGTGAAGACCTACAAGCAAGAGTGGAAACTTTGAACAACGAGAATCTCAATCTCAAGGATGAGGTCCGGAGGCTTTCCGAGGAATGTGAAAAGCTTACATCTGAAAATAGTTCCATTAAG GAAGAGTTGACACGAATATGCGGACCAGAAGTAGTTGCTAACCTGGAACAGAACGTTGCCACATCAGTTATTCAATCTCGTGGTGACGGCAACAATTTAAATTGA